From a single Toxoplasma gondii ME49 chromosome II, whole genome shotgun sequence genomic region:
- a CDS encoding hypothetical protein (encoded by transcript TGME49_297330~Predicted trans-membrane domain (TMHMM2.0):1629-1652:1658-1676:2847-2870), whose translation MEELAHRRRSPPPRRSENSGACQCVSSTNEDIEAGVPAWMLESPDSTALLPPQATSGADSDNLRLDGGCSASKQAGGAEERGREKDERRGKRVSTVVAPRSSEPLHPENRQNTANLFGGTPSVPRPQDGDAAAPTHALFPAPVSPSPGAAASLLLFMRAGFLHRKTRHTRRFAKRFLILDRHILFSFKSIPLKCRNVCRYTSHLLFASYAAAPPDGSAGVTASQEEEDESEDVSSCQSPSVGDCALKAISTSGTALDASERSPSAASPHRSPHLHRPETRQDQLACKPRRLLPSGASRRAGGSLSRQQGPPQSPEHTGSPPSRLSTEGWQEAGEDDSLFAEEPNARAPQKRLCRRSGGEERRARREGVGCWVDGRCADWRTHGSVSEKGTQSCRELGADSAAPWTPCVSPLAIVTDSALADLFDFSQATCAWDLRTARLSNFSYDKQQKGFTWTLHAQNVLQLALETQRARRKREDEKGRSPSGKTTGLDMLRSSSSLFGEGIATETTRATETTGAIDLRQRQQGAAAPREGRNTVRVAADSRLHDSHSTPVHPTGQEGCLAQSSGEEGTAARTGRGVGREKQLDFPRHLRVERRQGAGEEEPEDRREQDRVPGDSSDRSCSTPKSFDPFVESAPGEDQQSGCTLALLHRKGENRAHRRFAFGHLTGEQAKVGRAAGYLDDAETLRDGSSSASRSSSSSSATQGTGGEAIEDEAFRRFEDEQFLMEAAADRGGDDLYFSGHSELSGRSGAAHSEPGRLLREGESGALEGEANEDGTLGSRAERDEEPESATVSPSLQYASPASGLHSDSDGLMDAPSLSVHTPEIAALSGEARRGKRVSGALQERCKDTGPTETSSLEPRQLRPSTKWFCISKSATSAPLPQTSVLPPTGYFDDLDAFPPLPPPAACMETLTFYTPDAVTAHDWVAALLRSREFGSAAAVYVHWRDLQLYTNACAEGLPHWVWPLVDWVEKREVERRRAAALRAGRLETIPASSLRFSPSSFDGNNACTSVEGSSGAGQAPEASAPGTRSRLEHADESSETPSASAASPTAPPQSQRGPGTAAEASQGTGEEEAVLGSLLSCLRETIANAVSPDTGPALGGRGTSQEHQPGLRGAASSLSAGALETGDEGETREETSFTTTQKRDGRRMRMPMGAVDSAARARRTLKDAVSVRVKPYAFDPFSLLPPPSAVSFSLLSLALHSLDVPLFPVGYTPYILVSFQSSLYPCVLIPGSPDSACSPFLPLPAAAAATPAASASLFQKLFSRASPHPVPTFGPSSFVFRPAPCLNLPLFAPRNQQDLVLHLYAAPPPSYAPAPAARGRQSSQTPKRRQGDFESRRVQRITGAAAARAGSGDPGGPASNAEVGISLPSLPCPPPSAQGPPASLGPFLSATQPWAPSLALSLSLACPLAYYLGSVAVPSHLFGPATPQRLSLPLLPFPSSSHAVTHPLADLCRVLPSSRSSGESGASAGGLGASGRETGSAPQTSGDSRAGASAPEANPQGPLAATAVGGDKGREVKGRETKSLKADEGRIEISVLSPTLWPSYLQPVEEVFDTPQPFLDSSSVATGAAAAADAAGGGGTWLPIQQLLLQIKRLGRLRDRIAGFASLASAVTEFTSPSFSLFCLAYLLLSLLFLPSRFLAFLLFPALLVVLSRHPRAGICLLDFLTEFPLFMLFTPRRMQLQVLLSPSSSASRDSRPLACMLVLLLKHHHASWHLDPAASGSINGSDNPPQNCETFLSESPLSRASSAPPRPSCKGDSCGRCTQAEGLKHGKRKPQAEAPSRRFSWSVCGCFSPCCSPWRLPPPLPRLLLPSYEREEKDFWSTCRERGKFAELVVSTLHWTRLLLAFSVAGGAPQLSPAVAGLLCADCDFVPACGGSRSGRRGTSEGGQEARDEAARSSETRRETEEDTGAEPPRSKDDRQREWREEERGGKGEDEEREDAQEGEGEGEGGEGEEGEEGKEGEEGEEIQRGVRAQVDEEEVGGEEVAEEEEEEEGRREREKGGKEKVDEGEEQEEEEERKEGRKQDERSKDGEAVEAQYREEENQGASGGSKSVGNKMGFWGHACAGGDELGRTEALLIQEEAAGRKGGEVEREEVGEKKRGESSNEEALLDSRSVFASDSQLPHDQAVPVSRRSRRRHFGHRHPRGKHKLSAPTSSSPSPSRSSSSPSSPSSSYLASSASQPCSSSSSSQPCSGSQPCSSASQSSSSSLSRPRSSSSSSQPQSSSPPHVSCASSSSGRQAPASHSTNPSVAVGPETMFTGVAQFARKWMKKHFRKRERLSAESEAPSPAAVEPARPAPPREARRGKRESDGRGDTSAFARQARKRDAAEGAPFFAETPPFPEQSPSPGVDLVQLGSAHNYFMAPAATARPLVGLQIEPGEARSEAEGAKAKAAGSRRPRESATTPGKRARFRDDDEEVEHWRMSPPRRQTARAVSGDEAGEAASEELEEQRHLLTSQNSWGQTSGVSATARRRPSPGHRRRREYSGETGRKTGQALLVRTGGLDAEFAFRFLASTFEQAESQGSAWKQRSALTQSWGSCLFSVFSPRFTPVVPKATLSPLVDSPFTSTRRLCSAFPGRVCRASLQAQIAAASPFVSSEIFLPEIAPGSPQRSDAVDRCPAFSEKHSALGVASRFWRTKRQGEEGLLAADYGTLNTSLVVLSAPPFSSPSSNAAALEALLELLTVRRPSRESASLFLPSLRFPCFSEASRGPAAAGRESETVSPVSIPSAQPLENDIEPPTAYSFLGWGASAPEAVEGLSPPAGPVLPTAGGPDGPGPVSDPADLETVETPLAGSSLPGGELFALYREVRASSTRFLVKLWRWVVWGEKICNLFSWRNRSLTEVAFVFAALLLLLLACVPLQYVLAVWIVHAFISGQKRGLWKLLARNSARRQVEAAIFEICLGSFAQSCKSASTTAAYSRREESGKNESAERMRPRLQKAAARPQPLLPLLRFLTVPELQQLRLSLWRRCGVALPLETLAEALDETELAEALRRGREETTVSSSRWARTDWMTNLLLHAPTDVTHQTSAVALRDSRAFWAGAELLPEETGALGSTGAETLGPACAAGAGVCGAKRRAEALSGYRLSDGASDSGEQETLGEGDSRELPGGLGAFTQVLFGHATQPSSGLENGEDRFTRQSAPMNAAVVAAVGGAFMQ comes from the exons ATGGAAGAACTCGCCCatcgccgtcgctctcccCCTCCAAGAAGAAGTGAAAACAGCGGGGCTTGCCAGTGCGTTTCGTCGACCAACGAAGACATAGAGGCGGGTGTTCCGGCGTGGATGCTGGAGAGTCCGGATTCTACAGCATTGCTTCCTCCGCAGGCGACTTCCGGTGCAGACAGCGACAATCTGCGTCTTGATGGCGGGTGCTCTGCCTCAAAGCAGGCAGGGGGTGCagaggagcgaggaagagagaaggacgagcgTCGAGGGAAGCGTGTCTCCACGGTGGTAGCCCCACGGTCTTCAGAGCCGTTGCATCCAGAGAACCGTCAGAACACAGCGAACCTTTTCGGAGGCACTCCAAGCGTCCCTCGGCCTCAAGATGGAGACGCCGCGGCACCCACACACGCTTTGTTCCCCGCCCCggtttcgccttctcctggGGCAGCAGCCTCACTTCTTCTGTTCATGCGGGCGGGGTTCCTGCACCGGAAAACGCGTCACACTCGCCGCTTCGCGAAACGCTTCCTCATTCTCGACAGACACATTCTGTTCTCCTTCAAGTCGATTCCTCTCAAGTGCCGGAACGTCTGCAGATACACGTCCcaccttctcttcgcttcctaCGCCGCCGCCCCTCCTGACGGTTCCGCAGGTGTGACCGCCTctcaggaagaagaagacgagtctgaagacgtttcttcttgccAGTCGCCGTCTGTGGGCGACTGCGCCTTGAAGGCCATCTCCACGTCTGGCACTGCTCTCGACGCTTCTGAACGCTCTCCGTCTGCCGCGTCCCCACATCGCTCTCCCCATCTCCACCGACCGGAGACTCGGCAAGACCAGCTAGCCTGCAAACCTCGCcgacttcttccttccgGCGCGTCTCGCCGCGCAGGCGGGTCGCTGTCGAGACAGCAGGGGCCTCCTCAGTCTCCAGAGCATACGGGGTCACCGCCATCCCGCCTGTCTACAGAAGGGTGGCaggaagcgggagaggaCGACTCTCTATTCGCGGAGGAACCGAACGCCCGCGCGCCACAAAAACGCCTTTGCCGTCGTtctggaggcgaggagagacgcgcgcgacGAGAGGGCGTTGGCTGCTGGGTCGATGGTCGTTGCGCCGACTGGAGGACGCATGGAAGCGTCTCGGAGAAGGGAACACAGTCTTGCCGCGAGCTGGGTGCAGACTCAGCTGCTCCTTGGACACCTTGCGTTTCGCCTCTCGCGATTGTGACGGATTCCGCTCTCGCGGACTTGTTCGACTTCTCGCAGGCGACGTGTGCCTGGGACCTGCGGActgcgcgtctctcgaaCTTCTCCTACGACAAGCAACAAAAGGGCTTCACCTGGACACTCCATGCGCAGAACGTCCTGCAGCTGGCGCTCGAGACCCAGcgggcgagaaggaagagggaggacgagaagggcCGGAGTCCGTCCGGAAAAACGACCGGTCTTGATATGTTgcgctcctcctcttcactgTTCGGGGAGGGCATCGCGACAGAAACGACGAGAGCAACGGAGACAACTGGGGCTATAGATCTGCGGCAGAGACAACAGGGGGCGGCAGCACCCAGAGAGGGTCGAAACACCGTGCGTGTCGCCGCGGACAGTCGTTTGCATGACTCACACTCGACTCCTGTTCACCCCACTGGGCAGGAGGGATGTCTCGCTCAGTccagtggagaagaaggcacgGCCGCTCGCACGGGAAGAGGTGTaggtcgagagaagcagctcgACTTCCCGAGGCACCTGCGAgtggaaaggagacaaggtGCCGGCGAGGAGGAGCCTGAGGACCGGCGCGAGCAGGACCGAGTCCCCGGAGACAGCTCGGACCGCTCCTGCTCGACTCCGAAATCTTTCGACCCCTTCGTGGAATCAGCGCCTGGAGAAGACCAGCAATCGGGATGCacgctcgcgcttcttcacaGAAAAGGTGAGAACCGTGCTCACcgtcgcttcgccttcggtCACCTCACCGGGGAGCAGGCGAAAGTGGGAAGAGCGGCGGGGTACCTGGACGATGCCGAAACTCTGCGAGAcggctcttcttcggcgtcacggagttcttcgtcctcctcagCCACGCAGGGCACTGGCGGAGAAGCAATTGAAGACGAAGCCTTCAGGCGCTTTGAGGATGAACAGTTTCTGATGGAAGCCGcggcagacagaggaggcgaTGATCTGTACTTCTCGGGGCATAGCGAGCTGTCTGGACGATCTGGCGCGGCGCACTCGGAGCCCGGACGCCTGCTgcgagaaggggaaagcGGAGCCttggaaggagaggcgaatGAAGACGGTACGCTTGGCAGCCGAGCCGAAAGGGATGAGGAACCTGAATCGGCGACGGTCTCCCCGTCCCTCCAATATGCCTCTCCGGCCTCGGGGCTCCACTCCGACTCCGATGGCTTGATGGACGCACCGAGCTtgagtgtacatacacccgagatCGCGGCGCTCTCGGGCGAGGCCAGACGCGGAAAACGGGTGTCGGGGGCACTGCAGGAGCGGTGCAAGGACACGGGTCCGACAGAGACTTCCAGTCTGGAGCCTCGACAACTGCGTCCGAGTACCAAGTGGTTCTGTATCTCGAAGTCCGCAACTTCCGCGCCTCTGCCGCAGACGAGCGTCTTGCCACCAACGGGGTACTTCGACGATCTCGACGCCTTTCCGCCGCTCCCGCCTCCCGCGGCGTGCATGGAGACTCTCACCTTCTACACCCCAGACGCCGTGACCGCCCACGACTGGGTGGCGGCGCTCCTCCGGAGCAGGGAGTTCGGCTCCGCCGCGGCGGTGTATGTCCACTGGCGCGACCTGCAGCTCTACACCAACGCGTGCGCCGAGGGCCTTCCGCACTGGGTGTGGCCCCTCGTCGACTGGgtcgagaagcgcgaggtGGAGCGGCGGCGCGCTGCCGCCCTCCGAGCGGGCCGCCTCGAAACCattcctgcgtcttctctgcgtttctcgccgTCCTCGTTCGATGGCAACAACGCTTGCACAAGTGTCGAGGGGAGCTCTGGAGCTGGCCAGGCTCCGGAGGCCTCAGCGCCCGGGACTCGCTCACGCCTTGAGCACGCCGACGAGTCCAGCGAGACCCcctcggcgtctgcggcctcgCCGACGGCTCCTCCCCAGTCGCAGAGGGGACCCGGAACCGCAGCCGAGGCGTCGCAAGGAaccggagaagaggaagccgTTTTGGGTTCGCTTTTGTCTTGTCTTCGCGAAACGATTGCGAATGCGGTGTCCCCGGACACAGGGCCTGCGTTGGGAGGCCGAGGCACGAGCCAGGAGCACCAGCCGGGTCTGCGAggcgcggcttcttctctttccgcaGGAGCCCtggagacgggagacgaaggagagacgagggaagagactTCTTTTACcacgacgcagaagcgagacggGAGGCGAATGCGCATGCCCATGGGCGCTGTAGACTCCGCTGCACGGGCGAGAAGAACACTCAAAGACGCCGTGTCAGTGCGAGTGAAACCGTATGCGTTCGAccctttctcgcttcttcctccgccttcggctgtatcgttttctctcctctctctggcgctcCATTCGCTCGACGTTCCGCTCTTCCCGGTCGGCTACACGCCGTACATTCTCGTCAGTTTCCAGTCTTCTTTGTATCCCTGCGTGCTGATTCCGGGGTCTCCAGACTCAGCTTGTTCTCCATTTCTCCCGCTGcctgcggcggctgcggcgacgCCCGCGGCGTCCGCATCTCTGTTTCAGAAACTGTtctcgcgcgcgtctccgcaTCCAGTGCCGACGTTCGGGCCTTCGAGTTTCGTCTTCCGGCCTGCGCCCTGTCTCAATCTCCCACTGTTCGCGCCTAGGAACCAGCAAGACCTCGTCCTCCACCTCTACGCGGCGCCGCCCCCCAGCTACGCGCCCGCACCCGCCGCGCGCGGTCGACAGTCTTCGCAGACACCCAAGAGGAGGCAGGGCGACTTCGAGAGTCGGCGCGTCCAGCGCATCACCGGGGCGGCGGCCGCGCGCGCAGGCTCGGGCGACCCAGGAGGCCCCGCAAGCAACGCCGAAGTCGGcatttctctcccttcgctccCTTGCCCCCCGCCGTCGGCTCAAGGCCCCCCCGCCTCCCTCGgtccctttctctccgcgacCCAGCCGTGGGcgccgtctctcgccttgtctctgtccctGGCCTGTCCCCTCGCGTACTACCTTGGCTCAGTGGCTGTCCCGAGCCACCTGTTCGGCCCTGCGACGCCGCAGCgcttgtctctgcctctcctgccttttccttcttcttcgcatgcTGTGACCCATCCTCTCGCTGACTTGTGCCGAGTACTGCCGTCGTCCCGGTCGTCGGGAGAGTCTGGCGCCTCCGCTGGGGGCCTCGGCGCTTcaggacgagagacaggcTCAGCGCCTCAAAccagcggagacagccgtGCGGGCGCGTCCGCTCCAGAGGCGAACCCGCAGGGCCCTCTTGCGGCGACCGCAGTCGGAGGCGACAAGGGGCGAGAGGTGAAGggacgagagacgaagtcTCTCAAGGCCGACGAGGGGCGAATTGAAATCTCTGTATTGAGTCCGACTTTGTGGCCGAGTTATCTGCAACCTGTGGAGGAAGTCTTCGATACGCCTCAGCCCTTCCTCGATAGCTCCAGTGTCGCGAcaggagcagctgcagcagcagacgcCGCAGGTGGAGGAGGCACTTGGCTTCCGATTCAACAGCTCCTTCTCCAAATCAAACGCCTTGGCAGACTACGAGACAG GATCGCCGGATTCGCGTCTCTAGCGTCGGCCGTGACGGAGTTCACCTCgccgtctttctcgctgttttGTCTGGCTTACCTTCTCCtatctctgctttttcttccctcgcgtttcctcgcgtttctgctttttccggCTCTGCTGGTGGTGCTCAGTCGGCACCCGCGGGCAGGCAtttgtctcctcgacttcctcaCTGAATTTCCGCTCTTCATGCTCTTCACGccgcggcgcatgcagttgcaggtcctgctttctccctcttcttcagcgtcgCGAGATTCTCGTCCCCTCGCGTGCATGCTGGTTCTCCTTCTGAAGCATCACCACGCCTCTTGGCATCTCGATCCCGCCGCATCTGGAAGCATAAACGGCAGCGACAATCCCCCCCAAAACTGCGAGACCTTCTTGTCAGAGTCCCCCCTTTCGCGCGCGTCCTCTGCGCCGCCTCGCCCCTCctgcaaaggagacagttgcgGACGCTGCACTCAGGCCGAGGGTCTCAAGCATGGCAAAAGAAAGCCCCAAGCTGAGGCTCCATCTCGTCGGTTTTCGTGGAGTGTATGCGGTTGTTTTTCACCGTGCTGCTCGCCGTGGCGCCTGCCGCCTCCCCTCCCGCGgctgcttctgccttcctatgaaagagaagaaaaagacttCTGGAGCACTTGCCGCGAGCGCGGGAAGTTTGCGGAACTCGTGGTGTCTACGCTTCACTGgacgcgccttcttctcgccttctccgtcgccggCGGAGCCCCCCAGCTCTCTCCCGCAGTCGCCGGGCTCCTCTGCGCAGACTGCGACTTCGTCCCCGCATGCGGCGGAAGTCGCTCGGGACGCCGGGGGACTTCAGAGGGAGGGCAGGAAGCGCGCGACGAAGCGGCGCGGTCCAGCGAAACGCGGCGAGAAACTGAGGAAGACACAG GGGCAGAGCCGCCGAGATCGAAAGACGACAGGCAGCGAGAatggagggaagaagagcgaggcggaaagggagaagacgaagagagagaagacgcgcaagagggagagggagaaggagaagggggagaaggagaagaaggagaagaaggaaaagaaggagaagaaggggaagaaataCAGAGAGGAGTGAGAGCACAAGTGGATGAAGAGGAAGTtggtggagaagaagtggcggaagaagaagaggaggaagaaggaaggcgagaaagagaaaagggaggaaaagagaaagtggacgaaggagaggagcaggaggaggaagaagagagaaaagaaggaaggaaacaggaTGAGAGATCAAAAGATGGAGAAGCTGTCGAGGCACAGtaccgagaagaagaaaaccaaGGAGCTTCTGGAGGGAGCAAGAGTGTCGGCAACAAGATGGGTTTCTGGGGACATGCCTGtgcaggaggagacgaactGGGAAGAACAGAGGCTCTTCTGATAcaggaggaagcagcggGAAGAAAGGGTGGTGAGgtagaaagagaagaagtaggagaaaaaaaaagaggtGAAAGTTCAAATGAAGAAGCACTGCTGGATTCAAGAAGCGTCTTCGCTTCAGATTCACAACTGCCGCACGACCAGGCAGTGCCGGTGAGTCGACGCTCTCGGCGTCGACATTTTGGACATCGTCATCCTCGTGGCAAACACAAGCTGTCTGCTCCAACTTCATCCTCTCCATccccttctcgttcctcatcttcaccttcgtctccttcatcttcttaCTTAGCTTCATCTGCATCACAACCTtgttcttcatcttcttcgtcacaACCCTGTTCTGGTTCACAACCTTGTTCTTCTGCATCAcaatcttcttcgtcttccttaTCACgtcctcgttcttcgtcttcttcctcgcaaCCTCAATCGTCTTCGCCACCACACGTTTcctgtgcttcttcttcttctggtcgACAAGCGCCCGCGAGTCATTCAACGAATCCTTCAGTTGCTGTCGGCCCAGAGACGATGTTTACAGGCGTTGCTCAGTTCGCGCGAAAGTGGATGAAGAAACATTTTCGGAAGCGTGAGcggctctctgcagagagtgAGGCACCCTCCCCCGCCGCCGTGGAGCCCGCGCGCCCGGCGCCGCCTCGAGAGGCCCGAAGAGGTAAGCGCGAGTCGgacggcagaggagacaccagtGCATTTGCCAGACaagcgagaaaacgcgacgcAGCAGAAGGCGCGCCATTCTTTGCAGAAACTCCTCCTTTTCCGGAACAAAGCCCCTCGCCCGGAGTTGATCTCGTCCAGCTCGGCAGCGCCCACAACTACTTCATGGCCCCGGCCGCGACCGCGCGACCGCTAGTTGGGCTCCAGATCGAGCCGGGCGAGGCACgcagcgaggcagaaggggcgaaggcgaaggcggctggTTCCCGTCGGCCGCGAGAAAGCGCCACGACTCCAGGGAAGCGCGCGCGGTTtcgagacgacgacgaagaggtgGAACACTGGCGTATGTCGCCTccaaggagacagactgcGCGTGCGGTCTCCGGAGACGAGGCTGGCGAGGCGGCGAGCGAAGAActggaagaacagagacacctgCTGACCTCCCAGAACTCGTGGGGACAGACTTCCGGCGTCTCGGCGACCGCGCGGCGGCGGCCGAGCCCGGGGCACCGTCGGCGACGAGAGTacagtggagagacaggaaggaagacggGGCAAGCACTCCTGGTTCGCACTGGAGGGCTCGACGCGGAGTTTGCGTTTCGGTTTTTGGCCTCAACATTCGAGCAGGCAGAATCTCAGGGTTCCGCGTGGAAGCAGAGATCGGCACTTACGCAGTCTTGGGGGAGCTGCttgttctccgtcttttctcCGAGGTTCACGCCTGTCGTGCCGAAGgcgactctgtctcctcttgtaGATTCGCCGTTTACCTCGACGCGCCGTCTCTGCAGCGCGTTTCCTGGGCGAGTCTGCAGGGCCTCTCTGCAGGCCCAGATCGCCGcggcttctcctttcgtctcgtCGGAGATTTTTTTGCCAGAAATCGCGCCCGGCTCGCCTCAGCGCTCAGACGCCGTTGACAGATGTCCTGCGTTTTCAGAAAAGCACTCAGCGCTAGGAGTTGCTTCGCGATTTTGGAGAACGAAGCGccaaggagaagaggggcTCCTTGCAGCCGACTACGGGACCCTAAACACCTCGCTCGTGGTCCTGAGCGCCCCCCCgttctcgtcgccttcttcaaaCGCCGCTGCTCTGGAGGCGCTTCTGGAGCTCTTGACAGTGCGCCGGCCATCGCGCGAGTCGgcatctctctttcttccgtcCCTGCGATTCCCGTGTTTCTCCGAGGCTTCACGAGGGCCAGCCGCCGCCGGTCGCGAGTCGGAGACAGTTTCTCCGGTGTCCATCCCTTCTGCGCAGCCTCTCGAAAACGATATCGAGCCTCCGACTGCGTATTCCTTCTTAGGCTGGGGCGCCAGCGCTCCCGAGGCCGTGGAGGGCCTGTCCCCGCCAGCTGGGCCTGTGCTGCCGACTGCGGGGGGTCCTGACGGTCCCGGGCCTGTCTCCGATCCCGCAGATTTGGAGACCGTGGAAACGCCTTTGGCTGGGTCGTCGCTGCCGGGGGGCGAGCTGTTCGCGCTGTATCGGGAGGTTCGGGCGTCGTCGACTCGGTTTCTTGTCAAGCTGTGGCGGTGGGTGgtgtggggagagaagaTTTGCAACTTGTTTTCCTGGAGAAACCGCAGTTTGACGGAGGTGGCGTTCGTTTTCGCGGctctcctgctgcttctcctggcCTGCGTCCCACTCCAGTACGTCCTCGCGGTCTGGATCGTCCACGCCTTCATCAGCGGCCAGAAGCGCGGCCTCTGGAAGCTTCTGGCGAGGAACTCTGCGCGCCGgcaggtggaggcggcgaTCTTCGAGATTTGTCTCGGCTCTTTCGCGCAGAGCTGCAAATCGGCCTCCACGACTGCCGCGTATTCTCGTCGCGAAGAGTCTGGAAAAAACGAGTCGGCTGAGCGCATGCGTCCGAGGCTCCAGAAGGCCGCGGCGAGGCCTCAGCCGCTGCTGCCCCTCCTCCGCTTCCTGACTGTCCccgagctgcagcagctgcgcctcagcctctgGCGCAGGTGCGGTGTGGCCCTGCCCTTGGAGACACTTGCGGAGGCCCTGGACGAGACGGAGCTCGCTGAGGCCCTCCGGCGCgggcgcgaggagacaaccGTCAGCTCAAGCCGCTGGGCTCGAACAGACTGGATGACAAATCTcctcctgcatgcacctaCGGACGTGACCCACCAGACGAGCGCTGTCGCCCTCCGTGATAGCCGCGCCTTCTGGGCCGGCGCCGAGCTCTTGCCTGAGGAGACGGGCGCGTTGGGCTCCACGGGCGCGGAGACACTCGGGCCCGCTTGCGCCGCGGGCGCCGGAGTCTGTGGGGCGAAGCGACGGGCGGAGGCGCTTTCCGGCTACCGGCTGAGTGACGGAGCGAGCGACAGCGGAGAACAGGAGACCctgggagaaggagacagccgcgAGCTTCCCGGTGGACTTGGCGCCTTCACTCAGGTTCTGTTTGGGCATGCGACACAGCCTTCCTCTGGGCtcgagaacggagaggatCGGTTCACGCGACAGAGCGCCCCAATGAATGCTGCCGTCGTCGCTGCGGTCGGCGGCGCCTTCATGCAGTGA